The Triplophysa dalaica isolate WHDGS20190420 chromosome 20, ASM1584641v1, whole genome shotgun sequence genome segment tgactaccacaacAGGAAGAAGGACAACTGACAACCCAAGAACtgttcctacattcttcaaaatatctttgtttgtgttcgaCAGAGCAAAGAAACTCATAAAGCAAAtttagtcaatggggtccaagatctgtttggttgtaaGCATTCTTCCGACTATCTATTTGAACAAAGAGTTGTACAGAACAACTGGAAAGcaagaaaatgatgacagaatttttttattttgagtgaacGGTCCCTTTAACCTTTATATCTGAGGAAATAACACTGTCAATGTCGCTCAAAGTGAGTTGAAGTCAATTTTAACTATTGCGGCTGCGACATCATTGTCTTGGATTTTTAAGCACGCCGTGACCTCGATCTGTTTATGTTTCTGGTACATTGAAAGAaagatgaaatatttcaaaGTCAGTGTATGTGAGGACTCGATCATCACTGAACGTCTAAAcgttttaaatgtcatttttgtcttttcttcttTGAACGAAAAGAGTGTTGTTTATTATTCAACATTCCGGATATCAGTCCGAGAATGAAGCGACACATCATGAGTTCCCTGCTGGGATTATATTTGACACGCTGATGGTATGTGAGGTCACACTCGGCGGAAGTCTTATCAGCCTACAAAGTAAAGAAAGTGCACTTCACTAACAACAAGTGAAGATTTCTGCTtgttaaatctctctctctctctctctctctctctctctctctctctctctgtagatgGTAAAGACGGATATAAAGTCCGACTCAGCATTAAGACGGCTCTTGGAGATAAAGCTGTAaggttttgtgtctgtattaACGTATTTACTGGTTTCTTGCAATTGGTTTAATATTTCAACGTTGTCTCTCAGTATGATTGGAACGAGAGCGAGATGTTCCTCTTCAGATCTTCTTTGGCATTCGCCATGAGGAAATACACCCAGGAAGAGAAGTTTGAGTGAGTAGCCCCCCCTGCCCCTCGAGTGGATGACACAAATCAGATGATGAAAAGCCAATCTGAGGCTGTTTGTGTGATAGTGATTGGAAACGTGTGCAGTATGATTCCACCACAGCTTTGAGTCAGAGACCACAGATGCCATCCATGTGGTCAGGTTTTATATCCGTCACTGAAAGGaaattgtatttgttgttgTAGTGGCCTTGAGTTTTTGAAAGGTAGGGCAATAATAAATGTGATTCGTTGGTTTTTTTGTAGCTCATGCATCAGTGTTGCTATGATTCAGATACTGAGTTTGTAAATTTAAACAAGCGCTTAATCAtaatttaatgttgtttagGCTTTAGATATGAAAGACGTGTCAAATCAGATGTTTGGTCATGGGTTTGACACTCAAGAAATGctgtggaaaaaatgaagagaccattccaaatgtttatttaatcatttgtagatgtattgtggtcattcctgtcctgtgtttgttgaattacaagaaaatcaaacctcaggggTGACATAAAGTCATTCAAAAGAAGTGTAAAAGACTGACAGTATGACCACACACATCAAAACTATGATAAAAATCCTGTTTATcgcataaacattaaaaaacgtGTCCTCAAGGACATGTGGAAATAATgtatagaaacaacatttttgtttgaagttTGGTAGAattattgttagtagttcacaaaatgaaacgaaaatgatcattttacctgaacacatacctataaatagtgaaTTCAAGTTAAAAATGGTCTCTTCCTTTTTTCCACGGCTATATATATAGGTGTGCTccgaaacacaaaaaatatccaCATATAGAATATAAAATCTTTTAACATGTAAAGTCTCACTTCTGCCAATGCGGATCAATGATttcatgacatcattctgcacttcagctTCTCATCAGATTCCAGTCTGAAAGGTAAAATGAACACTATTGACTATttttaaaagggggaggagcCACTCAATATGTCCCGCCCTTACTTTCTGTTTAAGTGTTTCAATTAAAACAACGCATTGAACAAAGCCGGGTATCTCAAGGCCCTTCTCTGGATCTTTAACATTCATTTCCCCAAGTCATTATTTAGTGAATTTTAATGATATGAAGTGTTGCGTCCTGTCGTTTCAGTCTGAtgacacatttaacatttcgACACATACATTTGGAATTATTAATACCACATAGTATCGCAATTTAAAGAAACTTCCGAACGAAATCATTAGGAATGTACTTTTAATGAGATAAATGATTTGCTTTCAAATGAAACCCAGCGGAGACCAAAAAATCACACATCAGGTAATGATGCTCTCAGCTTCatctaaacacattttctgcaCATGACTGATGGTGATGATTCACTCAATGTTATACTGAATTTTACTGGAATTAGGAGCCCATCACTCATGATGTAGCAAATGTTACTGATACAACAATCAATGTATGAAGAACATGCTCAGTTTTTGTTGTCCAGTCAACCTTTTATGAGCAAACGATCCCATACGAAGGAAAAATCCCAGATGCGATCCAATGAATAGTTATTATGAAAAAAGGAGTCAGAAATCTCCTGTCATttgagtttcagaagagatcttgACAATGTCTAAAATCTAGCTCAAATTTGTCAAGAAATAtaattgaagatctcaatatgaacttcaacatttctcatcaaatccagatgatttaaCCTCTACAATCAAAATTCATTTTCCGATTCCATCTTCATGTGTTTCTACAATAACACTCTCTTTTATTACAAATTTTTGAGTTTTAGCGAAGTAAAGCACACGTTACCATCAATTGCAGTCACGCAGCTTCTTTCAGACGAGGGCGAGCCAATGGTGAGGTAGTTGAAGACCAGACTAATTCATTTTACGGGTGTAATTACAGGCCAATGTCAACTCTAATGGGTCAGGGGAAATCAATTCAGGTCAAACCCTGCTAATCAGATCCGGTTGTGTAATGATGGTGAAATCTCAGAGCGGAGGTGTGGAGATGCTTCAGGCTTGTTTGTTAGAGAACCGCAGTATTGATTCATGTCCGCATGCTGGATTTGAAGCGTGCGCTTCTTTCGCTCTATCATGTCACAATGACGTCATGgcgtgtttgcgtgtgtgtgcttgattCACTGACCCTAGGTGTTGGGAAATTGACATCTGATAGCTTTCTACTTCAAGCTAAATAAATCCATTAGGTGCCGCATCACATCTCTAAAATCCTTTAAATAGcccaaatgaagatatttagacTTTTATACTGTAGAACCATGACTTTTCCGGCCCTAACCGAAGACgcttttttgtttctgtattaaggataaataaaaacagaaaaggcaATTGGTGAGACACATGAAGAGTATGGGGGGGTAAAATTAATGTAGATTTtagatgtaaaataatctggatttgggtgcaatttgatgtgaaatgtttgagttcattttgagatcttcaataatattgacttttgattaagacttgacaaatctgagctcagtttgacacattgttgacatctcttctgagaCATAATTAAAGAGATCTTATCTGTCACTTTTCCATCTTATGGGTTTTGTTAAGGCTGTGTTTTAAAGGTATCGGCTGTTTAAATACACCTCCAATATATGTGATCTGTCCATTTTTGTCATCCAGAATCTCAAACATACTGGTGTGTAATGAGACCAAACGCGTGTCGTTCGTGTTCGTGGTGACATCACCAAATGACTCAACCAAACTGATTCCCAAAGATCAAGTGGCATCTGCAGTGAGGTGAGCAAGTGCTAACTTTTACTGGTTTGGACTTTAAATGTCCTGATATAGCAAACTAAACGCCTGACTGCACACGGGTAACAACGTGACACACTTGTAAACATTGCTGCTCTGTTTTAAAGCCTAGTGTGCACTGACAAGACCTTGTCAgacataaacatttatgttgAAATACAACATTTCATGTTGTAATTTTAAGAATGGAATTCTGTGGTACTAAATTAAATCTACTTATAAAGTTTCCCAACAAAAGTTTGTTCAAGTGTtctatttgtttacttttttaaactaaaaataagaacatttaCGTTTAGTCTACTATATAGACTATACctaattttacaatatttaagtatatttgattttataaatttattGAGAATAAATTTTGTATTTGCTTGTATTCAATCTTTTAATGGAGATATACAAAGAAGTATCCTTGGCTTGTTGTGTTTACTTTTTTGATTAAGTAACCGATTTAAACACTTTTCTCGCAGAGTTTAACATTCTGTGTCTTAATAACTTAAGTGTTTtagtttatatattaataatataatataaataatacataattatCACTAAGctcgtttaaagaaaattgtacATGCAGTATAACTATACGTCTAAACTAGTAGTAAACTAAACTAGTATGTGAGGATTTCTTAGTATGAGAGAGTACTTCAAAGTATATCTTCTTAAAATCAAATATGTTCCACAAGTATTGAACTACAAACCATCAGTATACCCTAATGATTATGTAACATATTGCgtacattttattaaactgtACTTAAAAGTATAATCTTATCAACTAAATGTAGTCAATTTTTGTCCCAAGGAGTATTGAAAGTGTAACCTCATTAGTATACTAGTTGATTGATATTATACTGaaaatatacttattttttaGGGACGCTCCAGACACTTTATCTTTGATGAAAGAGTTTATAATTTGTTTGCAACGCATGGTATTTGTCTTAAAATTATCCCAAACATCTGCAGTTGAAATGCACCTCAGAATGTGATCTGTAGTTCTCTAACACGTTTGTTATTATTTCCAGGAAGCATAGGCATCGCCTCAACAGTGCGTTTCTGCTATCAGACGGTACTCTTGAATTTGTGGGAATTCCACCAACACTGGCAACCCCCATCACATACAGCACTCAACCGTGGCTCATCGTGTTTGGAGTCGTGATAGGAGCCGTGGCCGTGGGGATTTTATCTGTACTGATGTCCACCATGACCAGACGAAGACGGTAAGTTTGTGTACTTTTACGTTTGTCTTTTCAGTGCACTGCCTGGTAAGGATCACATCTCAAGCCTTGATGTTACCAATCCCTGTATCTGATCTGACCTGTTTATGACTCACAGCAGAGCTGCAGATAAAGGCATTGATTCAGGCAAAGAGGAAGAACGAATAGAAGGATTTGTCAAAGAGAATGGAACATCACTTACACGCCTGGACTCAAAAGATGGCGACTATAATAAGGCATTCTCCAATGATGAGCGCTTCACAAAGCTGTGAGACCCGATGAGACCACTCCGCACCTTTAAATCATTCACTACCAGAGAAATATATTCTAAATGTCTAtggtttatttgttatttatgagTTTTGAAAGAGTTCAAAGATGAGGAACTCAAACATACTTCCTATAACAGAAAGGTTTGTATGATAAATTTCTCTCTACAATCTATAAAATGCTGTGTTGGTTCAGGTGGGGTAAAatagggacaaacccaactgttgttTTAATCTAGAAATCTTTCATCTTCATTTGACTCAACCATGgcttgaaacaacccagcacaggTTCACTTACCTGCTTCAACTGCAAATGTCACTTCACAGTTTGATCCTTTCCTGGACGTTGTTACAAAGTAAACTATTGTTTGCTTTCTCGGCAGGAAATGCTTGAGTGTGAATGATATTCTCAGTTACTTGTTTGTTCAGCATTTAATGACTTATCCAACAGAATGAATCATTTATGaacagtgttgggcaagttactctgaaaaagtaattcattattagttacataattacatattcaatagtgtaattagattactgttcaaatgactctctccaaaaagtgtttaattattttactaattactttctatgtcaaccttgattagttcaaGACATGAAACTGctcatttaattcattcaaataaataatataaaactacataaagtagcattattaactgaccaaagtattacaaatgtgagaattatacataaaagcacagattttaaagatagactttgaattttgatgtcaattctactgttgcacacacatatattacacaaagcatttagtttaattatcagaactttaaacaactgtaatttaattacagaaaatttGAATGTGTTGTTAGACATTGAAAATGACATTGAAAGCTTGTTTACCCAACAGAATTTATCCATTGTTTATAACGAAGATGTGAATGAAATTTTTAcaagttattatatttatttaaagctaaatgtgaaaatatcaaacacattcaattcaatttcatttttaatgtaaccAATGAAAATACTGGATACTTCaggcacacacaaataaatatatataaatatatatatatatatatatatatatatatatatataatgaaataaagccaacctgagccattaaagtttgttaTTACTTTTTCAACTAACCAattaactagttacacccaacactgtttatgaaacatttacatGCTTCTATAACATCAGTCAATTCCTCTCTAGTGTCAGAAATGACCGTGTGAAGCATCACTTGTGATGGCCGGGTTTATCTTCTTTAATTGATTCGATGCTCCAGCGAATGGGAAAATCTCTTCAGAGAACATTAAGCTCTTCTGAGAAAATTTCTACAGTGTAATAAACAGCCACGCTCTTCAGCTAATATAACACATCCTTATTAATCCCCGAGGGACAATTTCATCTTCACAAGCGTTTCATGCAGCTAGAGTCACAGTGAGACATCATcagataaacattttatattattgcaCTGCAGTACTGTAGGAGTATATCACGAGAACACTGCAGTATATTTACAATGTGTGTGGGATACCCTTGTTCTCAAAAAACTCCCAAAGAAattcacagatgagatcttttCAACATGTGTCTCAGATATTGcccctgagaaaaagagtctgaAATCTGAAATCTGAcatcattagagtttgagaagagatgtcaacaatgtgtcaaactgagctcagatatgtcaagtctgccatcaaaagtcaatattattgaagatctccgtatgaactcaaacatttcacatcaaatttacccaaatcctgATTATTTTACCTTTACATTCCTTTTCTTGTGTTTCAAAAACtcttatttgtttctgttttatttgtctttaacAACAATGGAGAAACTTATTATTATagataatattattatattatcaaaTCTCAttagctatgaaagagcaacttctccaaaataaaaagtataatttcTTATAACATTAACATTCTAGAACGTTCAACCTTGAATTTAATTTgccttttttattatattcccTTTTGTCTTGTTGTCTATTTTTAAGTGACATGAAATGATTCAATCTCACTTATGgttaaatgtttacttttataaCAATGTAAACGACATCAACGAAATCTTAATGAATAACAAACTTTAATGGCACTCAGGTAGGTTTCACttcacttttataaaatatatatttgtgtgtgc includes the following:
- the cltrn gene encoding collectrin isoform X2; translated protein: MITRILLLLFLPSVIAQDLCEDGKDGYKVRLSIKTALGDKAYDWNESEMFLFRSSLAFAMRKYTQEEKFEISNILVCNETKRVSFVFVVTSPNDSTKLIPKDQVASAVRKHRHRLNSAFLLSDGTLEFVGIPPTLATPITYSTQPWLIVFGVVIGAVAVGILSVLMSTMTRRRRAADKGIDSGKEEERIEGFVKENGTSLTRLDSKDGDYNKAFSNDERFTKL
- the cltrn gene encoding collectrin isoform X1; its protein translation is MITRILLLLFLPSVIAQDLCEDGKDGYKVRLSIKTALGDKAYDWNESEMFLFRSSLAFAMRKYTQEEKFEISNILVCNETKRVSFVFVVTSPNDSTKLIPKDQVASAVRKHRHRLNSAFLLSDGTLEFVGIPPTLATPITYSTQPWLIVFGVVIGAVAVGILSVLMSTMTRRRRRAADKGIDSGKEEERIEGFVKENGTSLTRLDSKDGDYNKAFSNDERFTKL